One Porphyromonas pogonae genomic region harbors:
- a CDS encoding metal-dependent transcriptional regulator, which translates to MNTSIILIVILCLLTLGYLFLRGIGRRSKHALINSVSYGESKRKELLEDTIKVLYRAEGKGEYNLKSLSSQLGISTCRQQKILNILRDRNFISHDSIKLTVAGEDYARKIIRLHRLYERYLAEQSGHNPKDWHRLAERMEHRLDDEDVEKITRILRNPIYDPHGDLISDEGVASSEAKNEVSLDRVQKGYRCEVLRIDDHNTEAYKRFTEIGVYPHTVIFLEESSPHSEKYSVMIEGERYTLNQNEASAVEVEVLSRTPEDGTLRTDSIRLTLLPSGSEAEITGLSPGCKGPARRRLLDLGFVKGSTVSIDLRSPMGNPTAYVIRGTAIALRRDQAKYILINPHTIKTFV; encoded by the coding sequence ATGAATACCTCCATTATACTCATTGTCATACTATGCCTGCTTACCTTGGGATATCTATTTCTCAGGGGTATAGGCCGGCGTAGCAAGCATGCGCTTATCAATTCCGTTTCTTACGGGGAGAGCAAGCGCAAGGAACTGCTGGAGGATACTATCAAAGTCCTTTATAGGGCAGAAGGTAAGGGTGAGTATAATCTCAAATCATTATCTTCTCAGCTGGGAATAAGTACTTGTCGCCAACAAAAAATATTGAACATCCTACGTGATCGCAACTTTATTAGTCATGATTCTATCAAGCTCACTGTTGCAGGAGAGGACTATGCACGTAAGATCATACGGTTGCATCGACTCTATGAGCGTTACCTTGCTGAGCAGTCCGGGCATAATCCCAAAGATTGGCACCGTCTCGCTGAGCGTATGGAACACCGGTTGGATGACGAAGACGTAGAGAAAATAACCCGTATACTCCGCAATCCTATTTACGATCCTCACGGAGATCTTATATCAGATGAGGGAGTAGCGAGTAGTGAAGCTAAAAATGAAGTTTCTTTGGATCGTGTACAGAAGGGATATAGATGTGAAGTACTCAGGATAGATGATCATAATACCGAAGCGTACAAAAGGTTTACGGAAATAGGTGTTTATCCACATACAGTGATATTTTTGGAGGAGAGTTCGCCACATTCCGAGAAGTATTCCGTTATGATAGAAGGTGAGAGATATACATTGAATCAGAATGAAGCTTCGGCTGTAGAGGTAGAAGTTCTGTCCAGGACGCCCGAGGATGGTACTCTAAGGACGGATTCGATAAGGCTCACTCTATTGCCTTCTGGCTCTGAGGCTGAGATCACAGGGCTTTCACCCGGCTGCAAAGGCCCTGCACGTCGCCGATTGTTAGACTTGGGATTTGTGAAAGGCAGCACAGTATCTATCGATCTCAGAAGTCCCATGGGCAACCCCACTGCTTATGTGATCAGGGGTACAGCTATAGCACTGAGGAGGGATCAGGCTAAGTATATATTGATAAACCCTCATACTATAAAAACGTTTGTCTGA
- the feoB gene encoding ferrous iron transport protein B, whose product MNQCDNNNCAGCTVNTAAHSLRKMGEQSVNTRYTIALAGNPNTGKSTVFNALTGLKQHTGNWPGKTVARAEGSFRYSDENFKVVDLPGTYSLLSTSEDEEIAREFILFGHPDVTVIVADATRLERNMNLILQILEITDKVVLCVNLLDEAQRNKIELDIRALSRRLGIPVVGASARSGKGIDELLAAIYSVIQGTYICHPYRIKSIPEDINRKVSLLDEEIRKVSPDQLNSRWLSFRMIEGDVGVLDRFPQKNIQDLAMKLKMEIGDGFHDLLSEAIYADAAEICSDVVRQSNKRGRAPLDVRIDKIVTSKVWGFPIMVLLLGGVLWLTIVGSNYPSELLSNFLVGWLHPTLKSLGDYIQMPWWLSGFLFDGVYLATAWVISVMLPPMAIFFPLFTLLEDFGYLPRVAFNLDEMFRRTGAHGKQALTMSMGFGCNAAGVVSTRIIDSPRERLIAIITNNFSLCNGRWPTQILIASIFLGAVVPPAVRGIVSIGSVLVVALLGVGFMFLTSWLLSRTVLRGEVSTFNLELPPYRPPQFWRTLYTSLIDRTLIVLWRAIVFAAPAGALIWLSCNITIAGSSIAEYLIRILEYPGWIMGLNGIILLAYVLAIPANEIVIPTVLMLTVLITGVHGGAGNGVLFEGDDNQIASLLHAGGWTILTGVNLMLFSLLHNPCSTTIYTIYKETGSRKWTAVATLLPLIMGIIVTILVAFVWRLFLPA is encoded by the coding sequence ATGAACCAATGTGATAATAACAATTGTGCTGGCTGTACTGTAAATACAGCCGCACACTCTCTCAGGAAGATGGGAGAGCAAAGCGTGAATACACGTTATACCATAGCATTGGCAGGCAACCCCAATACAGGGAAGAGCACCGTATTCAATGCCCTTACAGGGCTCAAACAGCATACAGGCAATTGGCCCGGAAAAACGGTGGCAAGAGCCGAAGGTAGTTTCCGATATTCGGATGAAAACTTTAAGGTAGTGGATTTGCCGGGAACTTACTCCCTACTCTCAACCTCGGAAGACGAAGAGATCGCACGTGAGTTTATTCTCTTTGGGCATCCTGATGTTACTGTCATTGTAGCTGATGCTACAAGGCTTGAGCGTAACATGAATCTCATACTGCAAATTCTCGAAATCACCGACAAAGTTGTTTTGTGTGTCAATTTGCTTGATGAGGCTCAGCGCAATAAGATAGAACTCGACATACGGGCTCTATCCCGAAGGCTCGGAATCCCTGTAGTGGGAGCAAGTGCCCGCTCAGGTAAAGGTATAGATGAGTTGTTGGCTGCTATCTATTCCGTAATTCAAGGCACCTATATATGCCACCCTTACAGAATCAAGAGTATTCCTGAGGATATTAACCGTAAGGTATCTCTTTTGGATGAAGAGATCAGAAAGGTTAGCCCCGATCAGCTCAATAGCCGTTGGCTTAGTTTCAGGATGATCGAGGGAGATGTAGGCGTACTTGACAGATTCCCGCAAAAGAATATACAGGACTTAGCCATGAAACTCAAGATGGAGATTGGCGATGGTTTTCACGACTTACTCTCTGAAGCCATATATGCCGATGCTGCCGAGATATGCTCCGATGTGGTGAGACAGTCCAATAAAAGAGGTCGTGCACCACTGGATGTGCGTATCGATAAGATCGTCACCTCCAAAGTATGGGGATTTCCTATCATGGTACTTCTCCTGGGCGGAGTATTGTGGCTTACTATTGTGGGTTCTAATTACCCATCAGAATTGCTAAGCAATTTTTTGGTCGGATGGTTGCATCCCACACTCAAATCATTGGGCGATTATATACAGATGCCTTGGTGGCTGTCGGGATTTCTTTTCGATGGAGTCTACCTTGCCACAGCTTGGGTGATATCTGTGATGTTGCCGCCTATGGCTATATTCTTTCCGCTCTTTACCCTGCTCGAAGATTTTGGTTACCTCCCGCGTGTAGCTTTCAATCTGGATGAGATGTTCAGACGCACGGGAGCTCACGGCAAACAGGCTTTGACTATGAGTATGGGTTTTGGGTGTAATGCAGCCGGGGTGGTTTCCACACGTATTATAGATAGTCCCAGAGAAAGGCTTATCGCTATCATTACCAATAATTTTTCGCTTTGCAATGGGCGTTGGCCCACGCAGATTCTTATAGCTTCCATATTCCTGGGAGCCGTTGTGCCACCTGCTGTGCGGGGTATTGTAAGTATAGGCTCTGTATTGGTGGTAGCTTTGTTGGGTGTAGGGTTTATGTTCCTTACATCTTGGCTACTCTCCCGTACGGTATTGCGTGGCGAAGTCTCCACTTTCAACCTGGAGCTTCCTCCTTACCGTCCGCCCCAGTTTTGGCGTACGCTGTACACTTCACTTATCGATCGCACCCTTATTGTTTTGTGGCGTGCCATTGTCTTTGCTGCACCCGCAGGTGCGTTGATCTGGCTTTCTTGTAATATCACTATTGCAGGATCGAGCATTGCCGAATACCTGATACGCATCCTTGAGTATCCGGGTTGGATCATGGGCCTCAATGGTATCATACTGCTGGCTTATGTGCTGGCTATCCCCGCCAATGAGATCGTTATACCCACGGTGCTCATGCTCACCGTTCTTATCACGGGAGTGCATGGAGGTGCAGGCAATGGAGTTTTATTTGAGGGTGATGATAACCAGATCGCCTCTCTGTTACACGCTGGGGGGTGGACTATACTTACGGGAGTAAATTTGATGTTATTTAGCTTGCTACATAATCCGTGCAGCACTACTATTTATACTATTTATAAAGAAACGGGAAGTCGGAAATGGACAGCGGTAGCCACATTGCTGCCTCTGATCATGGGTATAATAGTGACCATACTGGTAGCATTTGTATGGCGCTTGTTCCTTCCCGCATAA
- a CDS encoding IS5 family transposase: MSKEKNTKAPSFAELSVERRLQATKNNFLHQIDTIVDWRPISNLLNKHCLKGDTPFGASSYRPIMLFKILLLETWYGLSDRQLEERINDSLTWSAFLGLTMDFVSPDHSTICRFRTELIEKGLMAKLFKLLNKQLKQHGIMEIKKGAIVDASIVDSPNKPTGGCQIVICDDREDTHSDQEKEAEEEYQIKVCSTKPGVDEEARWVKKCNKYRYGYKKHVLTDTGGLIHEVITTAANVADTTQIIPLLEQAQLPQETMILADKGYTSKRNRGYLCDHNLIDGIMHKAVKGVPLTEGKKQLNRLISSMRWQIERSFGSIIRWFHGGRCRYRGIAKSHYQNLIESLAYNLKRAPRLLDTVA, from the coding sequence ATGAGTAAGGAAAAGAACACCAAGGCCCCATCTTTTGCAGAACTATCAGTAGAACGTCGTCTGCAAGCCACCAAAAACAACTTTTTGCATCAGATTGACACCATTGTAGATTGGCGTCCCATCTCCAACTTGCTCAACAAACATTGCCTTAAGGGAGACACCCCATTTGGCGCTTCCTCTTACCGCCCCATTATGCTCTTCAAGATACTGCTTTTGGAGACTTGGTACGGTCTCTCAGATCGTCAATTAGAAGAGCGAATCAACGATTCCCTCACATGGAGTGCCTTCCTAGGGCTGACGATGGATTTCGTTTCACCCGATCACTCGACCATCTGTCGCTTCCGGACGGAGCTTATAGAGAAAGGCTTAATGGCAAAGCTGTTCAAGCTTCTCAACAAGCAACTCAAACAACATGGCATCATGGAGATCAAAAAGGGCGCCATTGTGGACGCAAGCATTGTTGACAGTCCCAACAAACCAACGGGAGGGTGTCAAATTGTGATCTGCGATGATCGGGAGGATACTCATAGCGATCAGGAGAAAGAGGCTGAAGAAGAATACCAGATCAAAGTCTGCTCAACGAAACCCGGCGTAGATGAAGAGGCTCGTTGGGTAAAGAAATGCAACAAATATAGATACGGTTACAAGAAGCACGTCTTAACAGACACCGGGGGACTGATACATGAAGTAATCACCACAGCGGCTAATGTGGCAGATACGACACAAATCATTCCTCTTTTGGAGCAGGCTCAACTCCCCCAAGAGACAATGATATTAGCGGACAAAGGTTACACATCCAAGAGGAACAGAGGTTATCTGTGCGACCACAACCTGATAGATGGCATCATGCACAAAGCAGTCAAGGGAGTGCCACTGACGGAGGGTAAAAAGCAATTGAATAGGCTGATCAGTTCCATGCGATGGCAGATAGAGCGTAGCTTTGGTAGCATTATACGATGGTTTCATGGAGGACGATGTCGCTATCGAGGAATTGCTAAATCGCATTATCAGAACCTCATTGAGTCTTTGGCCTACAATCTCAAACGTGCGCCAAGGCTACTTGACACCGTTGCATAG
- the rpoC gene encoding DNA-directed RNA polymerase subunit beta' produces the protein MAFKKDNKIKSNFSQIRISLASPEEILENSSGEVLKPETINYRTYKPERDGLFCERIFGPVKDFECHCGKYKRIRYRGIVCDRCGVEVTEKKVRRERMGHILLEVPVAHIWYFRSLPNKMGYLLGIPSKKLDTIIYYERYVVIQPGIFADEVQTLDTLTEDEYLTLLDKLDAEHPENEALEDSDPNKFICKTGAEAIYNLLCRVDLDSLSYELRHKANTDGSQQRKNEALKRLQVVESFRSSKGVNRPEWMIMKVIPVIPPDLRPLVPLDGGRFATSDLNDLYRRVIIRNNRLKRMIEIKAPEVILRNEKRMLQEAVDSLFDNSRKSSAVRSDNNRPLKSLSDSLKGKQGRFRQNLLGKRVDYSARSVIVVGPELKMHECGIPKHMAAELYKPFVIRKLIERGIVKTVKSAKKIVDRKEPVVWDILEHVMKGHPVLLNRAPTLHRLGIQAFQPKMIEGKAIQLHPLACTAFNADFDGDQMAVHLPLGNEAILEAQMLMLASHNILNPANGAPITVPSQDMVLGLYYITKLRPGAKGSGLVFYGSEEATIAYNEGKVDIHAPVKVYVDDVVDGENVHRIVETSVGRLMVNEFVPQEVGFVNETLGKKALRDIIGNVIKICGVAVTAKFLDDIKNLGYYMAFKGGLSFNLGDVIIPEEKDALIQQGYEEVEQIMQNYSMGFITNNERYNQIIDTWTHINSRLSNILMKHLSEDNAGFNSVFMMMDSGARGSKEQIRQLSGMRGLMAKPQKSGAEGGQIIENPILSNFKEGLSVLEYFISTHGARKGLADTALKTADAGYLTRRLVDVSHDVIINEEDCGTLRGLVATELKQNEEVIATLYERILGRVSVHDVIHPSTGEIIVRAGDEIREDAAQRIQESPIEQVEIRSVLTCESKKGVCAKCYGRNLASNRMVQKGEVVGVIAAQSIGEPGTQLTLRTFHVGGIASNVATENSLAAKFDGILTFEELRAVETQGEDGKIYNVVISRMAELRIVDPNTNIILSTHNIPYGASLFYNEGDAVKKGDVLFQWDPFNAVIVSEVAGKVEFENVIEGVTYKIESDETTGLKEKIIIESKDKTMAPGVHITDASGNPLKNYSLPLGAHVMKDNGDIVKVGEVLVKIPRAVSKAGDITGGLPRVTELFEARNPSNPAVVAEIDGEVIFGKLKRGNREISIQPKIGETKKYLVPLSKQLLVQEGDFVRSGTPLSDGAITPSDILAIKGPTAVQEYIVNEVQDVYRLQGVKINDKHFEVIVRQMMRKVEIVDPGDTIFLEQQVVDKIEVMEENDRIWGKKVVIDAGDSETLKPGQIVTLRKLRDENSMLKRRDLTLVQVRDAKPATASQILQGITRAALQTKSFMSAASFQETTKVLNEAAISGKVDNLDGLKENVICGHLIPAGTGLREYKKLVVMPMEDYERAVAEKNRMLGDEALSETLVAEEAEAKENQN, from the coding sequence ATGGCTTTTAAAAAAGATAATAAGATAAAGAGCAATTTCTCGCAAATTCGTATTTCTCTGGCATCTCCTGAGGAGATTCTGGAAAATTCAAGCGGTGAAGTGCTCAAGCCGGAGACTATTAATTATCGTACTTACAAACCTGAAAGAGACGGTTTGTTTTGCGAGCGTATTTTTGGCCCGGTAAAAGATTTTGAATGTCACTGTGGTAAATACAAACGTATTCGATATAGAGGTATTGTTTGTGACCGTTGTGGTGTAGAGGTAACAGAGAAGAAAGTACGCCGTGAGCGTATGGGACACATCCTGCTGGAAGTTCCTGTAGCTCATATTTGGTATTTCCGCTCTTTACCCAACAAGATGGGCTATCTTTTGGGAATCCCTTCCAAAAAACTCGATACCATCATCTATTATGAGCGTTACGTCGTTATTCAGCCCGGTATCTTTGCTGATGAAGTACAGACACTGGATACACTTACAGAAGACGAGTACCTCACGCTGCTCGATAAGCTGGATGCTGAGCATCCTGAAAACGAAGCATTGGAAGACAGCGACCCCAACAAATTCATTTGTAAAACCGGTGCGGAAGCGATTTATAATCTGCTTTGCCGTGTTGATCTTGATAGTCTTTCATACGAATTACGCCACAAGGCTAATACAGATGGTTCTCAACAACGCAAGAATGAGGCTTTGAAGCGCCTTCAGGTAGTTGAGAGCTTCCGTTCATCGAAGGGGGTAAACCGTCCTGAGTGGATGATCATGAAAGTTATTCCGGTTATTCCTCCCGATCTTCGTCCTTTGGTACCATTGGATGGAGGACGCTTTGCCACATCCGATTTGAACGATCTTTACCGTCGTGTAATTATTCGTAACAATCGTCTCAAAAGAATGATCGAGATTAAAGCTCCCGAAGTGATTTTGCGCAATGAAAAGCGAATGCTTCAGGAAGCTGTAGACTCTCTATTCGATAACTCACGTAAATCCAGCGCAGTTCGTTCCGATAACAACCGCCCTCTCAAATCTCTTTCTGATAGCTTGAAAGGTAAGCAAGGTCGTTTCCGTCAGAACTTGCTTGGTAAGCGTGTCGACTATTCGGCTCGTTCGGTTATTGTTGTGGGACCAGAGCTCAAAATGCATGAGTGTGGTATTCCCAAGCATATGGCCGCAGAGCTTTATAAACCGTTTGTAATCCGCAAACTCATTGAGCGTGGTATTGTGAAAACGGTAAAAAGCGCGAAGAAGATTGTGGATCGCAAAGAACCCGTTGTTTGGGATATTCTTGAGCATGTGATGAAAGGTCATCCTGTATTGCTCAACCGTGCACCTACACTTCACCGTTTGGGTATCCAAGCTTTCCAGCCCAAGATGATCGAGGGCAAAGCTATTCAGTTGCACCCGCTTGCTTGTACGGCTTTCAACGCCGACTTCGACGGTGACCAGATGGCCGTTCACTTGCCTCTCGGCAATGAAGCTATTCTGGAAGCGCAGATGCTGATGCTTGCTTCGCACAATATTCTCAATCCGGCCAACGGTGCACCTATCACCGTACCTTCACAGGATATGGTACTGGGCCTTTATTATATTACCAAGCTACGTCCGGGCGCCAAAGGCTCAGGTCTTGTATTCTATGGTAGTGAAGAAGCTACTATTGCTTACAACGAGGGTAAAGTTGATATCCACGCTCCGGTAAAAGTTTATGTTGATGACGTTGTCGATGGCGAAAATGTACATCGCATCGTTGAGACTTCTGTAGGTCGTCTTATGGTCAATGAGTTTGTACCCCAAGAAGTAGGTTTTGTAAACGAAACTTTGGGTAAAAAAGCCTTGCGCGATATCATCGGTAATGTGATCAAGATATGTGGAGTGGCTGTTACTGCCAAGTTCCTTGACGATATCAAGAACCTCGGTTACTACATGGCTTTCAAAGGCGGACTTTCATTCAACCTCGGTGACGTCATTATCCCCGAAGAGAAAGACGCCCTTATCCAGCAAGGTTATGAAGAGGTGGAGCAGATCATGCAAAACTATAGCATGGGATTCATCACCAATAATGAGCGTTACAACCAGATCATCGATACTTGGACGCACATCAACAGCCGTTTGTCCAATATCCTTATGAAGCATTTGTCTGAGGACAATGCCGGTTTCAACTCTGTGTTCATGATGATGGATTCCGGAGCTCGTGGTTCTAAAGAACAGATCCGTCAGCTCTCTGGTATGCGTGGTTTGATGGCGAAACCTCAAAAGAGCGGGGCAGAAGGTGGTCAGATTATCGAGAACCCTATCCTCTCCAACTTCAAGGAAGGTCTTTCGGTACTTGAGTACTTCATCTCTACCCACGGTGCTCGTAAAGGTCTTGCGGATACCGCTCTCAAGACGGCCGATGCAGGATATCTTACTCGTCGTTTGGTTGACGTATCTCATGACGTTATTATTAACGAAGAAGACTGCGGTACACTTCGCGGACTTGTAGCTACAGAGCTCAAGCAAAACGAAGAAGTCATCGCTACATTATATGAGCGTATCTTAGGTCGTGTGTCTGTTCACGATGTTATCCACCCTTCTACAGGTGAGATTATCGTAAGAGCTGGAGACGAGATTCGTGAAGATGCTGCTCAGCGCATTCAGGAATCGCCTATCGAGCAAGTCGAGATACGTTCCGTACTTACTTGTGAGTCCAAAAAAGGCGTTTGTGCTAAGTGTTATGGTCGCAACCTTGCATCCAACCGCATGGTGCAGAAAGGCGAAGTTGTGGGTGTTATCGCTGCACAGTCTATCGGTGAGCCGGGTACACAGCTTACATTGCGTACATTCCACGTCGGTGGTATCGCTTCCAACGTAGCTACTGAGAATAGCCTTGCGGCCAAATTCGATGGCATACTTACTTTCGAAGAGCTTCGCGCAGTGGAGACTCAGGGCGAGGATGGCAAGATCTACAATGTTGTTATCAGCCGTATGGCAGAGCTTCGTATTGTCGATCCCAATACCAACATCATCCTCTCTACACACAACATCCCTTATGGAGCTTCTTTGTTCTATAACGAAGGCGATGCTGTGAAAAAGGGCGATGTGCTGTTCCAGTGGGACCCCTTCAATGCCGTTATCGTATCAGAAGTTGCGGGTAAGGTCGAGTTTGAGAATGTGATAGAAGGTGTTACCTATAAGATCGAGTCTGATGAAACTACTGGTCTTAAGGAAAAAATCATCATTGAATCCAAAGACAAAACCATGGCTCCCGGTGTACATATCACCGATGCTTCAGGTAATCCGCTCAAAAACTATAGCTTACCACTGGGTGCTCACGTGATGAAAGACAACGGAGACATTGTAAAAGTCGGTGAAGTTCTCGTCAAGATACCTCGTGCCGTGAGCAAAGCCGGTGACATCACCGGTGGTCTTCCACGTGTTACCGAGTTGTTCGAAGCTCGTAACCCGTCCAACCCTGCAGTAGTTGCAGAGATAGATGGTGAAGTGATATTCGGAAAGCTCAAGAGAGGTAATCGTGAAATATCTATCCAGCCCAAGATCGGCGAAACTAAGAAATACCTTGTGCCGCTGTCAAAGCAGTTGCTGGTACAGGAGGGCGACTTTGTTCGTTCCGGTACGCCTCTGTCCGATGGTGCCATCACTCCTTCCGACATCCTTGCTATCAAGGGCCCTACGGCTGTGCAAGAGTACATTGTCAATGAGGTGCAAGACGTGTACCGCCTGCAGGGGGTAAAGATCAATGACAAGCATTTCGAAGTTATCGTGCGTCAGATGATGCGTAAGGTCGAGATTGTCGATCCGGGTGATACTATCTTTTTGGAACAGCAGGTTGTGGATAAGATTGAGGTAATGGAAGAAAATGATCGCATCTGGGGTAAGAAGGTAGTTATCGATGCCGGTGACTCCGAAACCCTCAAACCTGGTCAGATCGTTACTCTCCGCAAACTCCGTGACGAAAACAGTATGCTCAAGCGTCGCGACCTCACATTGGTACAAGTGCGTGATGCTAAGCCTGCTACTGCCAGCCAGATACTTCAGGGTATCACGCGTGCAGCTTTGCAGACCAAGAGCTTTATGTCTGCGGCATCCTTCCAGGAAACAACCAAAGTGCTCAACGAAGCAGCTATTTCAGGCAAGGTGGATAATCTTGACGGCCTGAAGGAAAATGTCATCTGTGGTCACCTTATTCCCGCCGGTACCGGTCTTCGTGAATACAAGAAGTTGGTAGTCATGCCTATGGAAGATTACGAGCGTGCTGTAGCCGAGAAGAACAGAATGTTGGGCGACGAAGCTTTGTCGGAAACCTTGGTTGCCGAGGAGGCAGAAGCCAAAGAAAATCAGAACTAA
- a CDS encoding glycosyltransferase, giving the protein MILETSWEVCNKMGGIYTVLSSRARVMMEKHNGRVVFIGPKIPARDAAPADFVAECPEYLQDWFDKEAPFLGLEVQVGYWKVPGNPPAVLVDFAPMWEARSVVYYEIWEAYGIDHTKGYGDYDEASLFSIAAAKVMMSLYRHLHQGGERSVAIFNEWQTGNGLLYLKKYCPDLHTMFLTHATTVGRSIAGNNKALYAYMAQYDGDVMARELNVEAKHAVEKAAAHKCDCFATVSKLTAMECKQLLDKEPEAVLPNGFEPDFVPVGQEYIAKRKEARELLLRVAKALTGHEINKNALLMSLSGRYEYRNKGIDLYIEALHKAGHSTELGKEVVAFILVPAWVSAPRADLNYLLQHSEVSNEAPLQHPVITHWLFNMSEDSIMKQLHTFGINNNSGGKLKIIFVPCYLNGADGIFNKSYYDLLIGMDLTIYPSYYEPWGYTPLESIAFGVPTITTNLSGFGLWALDELGKNETLAPEKYPVKIVMRDDFNAAEASSSIADKICCLSRGTCGSPDDFRESALQLSVKAQWSHFYYYYLKAYDFIFEQRVNQSH; this is encoded by the coding sequence ATGATATTGGAAACCAGTTGGGAAGTTTGTAATAAAATGGGAGGTATATACACGGTGCTCAGTTCGAGAGCTCGTGTGATGATGGAGAAACACAATGGTCGGGTTGTTTTTATAGGGCCTAAGATACCGGCTCGGGATGCTGCTCCTGCAGACTTCGTAGCCGAATGTCCCGAATATCTGCAAGACTGGTTCGATAAGGAAGCTCCTTTTTTGGGGCTGGAGGTTCAAGTAGGGTATTGGAAAGTCCCGGGGAATCCGCCGGCTGTTCTAGTCGATTTCGCCCCCATGTGGGAAGCCAGAAGTGTGGTTTATTATGAAATATGGGAAGCTTATGGTATAGATCATACCAAGGGATATGGAGACTATGATGAAGCCTCCCTATTTAGTATAGCCGCAGCCAAAGTGATGATGAGTCTCTATCGCCATCTTCATCAAGGTGGTGAGCGCTCTGTTGCCATCTTCAATGAATGGCAAACGGGCAACGGGCTTCTTTACCTCAAGAAATACTGCCCCGATTTACATACAATGTTTCTTACTCACGCCACTACTGTAGGGCGCTCTATAGCAGGAAATAATAAAGCTCTATATGCATACATGGCGCAGTATGACGGTGACGTCATGGCCCGCGAACTCAATGTGGAGGCCAAGCATGCCGTGGAAAAAGCAGCAGCGCACAAGTGTGATTGTTTTGCTACAGTGAGCAAACTCACGGCTATGGAATGTAAACAATTGCTCGACAAAGAACCCGAGGCTGTCCTTCCTAATGGGTTTGAACCTGATTTTGTCCCTGTGGGCCAGGAGTATATTGCCAAGCGAAAGGAAGCGCGCGAACTCCTGTTACGAGTAGCTAAAGCTCTTACGGGGCATGAGATTAATAAAAATGCATTACTGATGTCGCTGAGCGGCCGCTATGAGTACCGCAACAAAGGGATTGACCTGTATATCGAAGCTCTTCACAAGGCCGGACACAGCACCGAGTTGGGTAAGGAGGTCGTCGCTTTTATATTAGTCCCTGCATGGGTATCTGCTCCCAGAGCCGATCTCAACTACTTGCTACAGCATAGCGAGGTGTCTAATGAAGCACCTTTGCAACATCCTGTGATTACACATTGGCTCTTCAATATGTCGGAGGATAGTATAATGAAACAGTTGCATACCTTCGGCATAAATAATAACTCGGGGGGTAAACTCAAAATCATATTTGTACCCTGCTACCTCAATGGTGCAGACGGGATTTTCAACAAAAGTTACTATGATCTATTGATCGGTATGGATCTTACGATCTATCCTTCCTATTACGAACCGTGGGGGTATACTCCGCTGGAGAGTATAGCTTTTGGGGTGCCTACTATTACAACCAACCTTTCGGGTTTTGGACTATGGGCTTTGGACGAATTGGGTAAGAATGAAACACTTGCCCCTGAAAAATATCCCGTCAAGATAGTCATGCGTGATGATTTCAATGCTGCCGAAGCCTCATCATCTATTGCAGATAAGATTTGTTGCTTGAGTCGTGGCACATGCGGTTCTCCTGATGATTTTCGCGAAAGTGCATTACAGCTGTCTGTCAAAGCTCAGTGGTCACATTTCTATTATTATTATCTCAAAGCATACGACTTTATTTTTGAGCAACGCGTAAATCAGAGTCATTGA